From a single Streptomyces sp. NBC_01264 genomic region:
- a CDS encoding DUF3263 domain-containing protein, which yields MTDADERPPGGLSPDEAAVLAYEARTWPGPGAKERAIREGLGMPPVRYYQLLNALMDDPRALRHAPGTVNRLRRIREAQRARR from the coding sequence ATGACGGACGCGGACGAGAGGCCGCCCGGCGGGCTGAGCCCCGACGAAGCGGCCGTACTGGCCTACGAGGCCCGCACCTGGCCCGGCCCCGGCGCCAAGGAGCGGGCCATAAGGGAAGGACTGGGGATGCCCCCGGTCCGGTATTACCAGCTGCTCAACGCGCTGATGGACGATCCCAGGGCGCTGCGGCACGCACCCGGCACCGTGAACCGCCTGCGGCGCATCCGGGAGGCCCAGCGGGCGCGGCGGTAG
- a CDS encoding alpha,alpha-trehalose-phosphate synthase (UDP-forming), whose amino-acid sequence MASQVLVAANRGPLSYALAADGTLSARRGGGGLVSGLSAALAEQPDALWICAALSDADREAVRRGVSEPGVRMLPIDPEIYDGAYNGIANSVLWFLHHHLYEIPREPVFDAEFRRRWASYVTYNEAFAAALAEEAAEGAAVLIQDYHLALAPGMLRELRPDLRIGHFTHTPWASREFLLMLPEDIRSQLVWGMLGADRLGFHTGEWADNFITGAHLDDATGIAEPFWPRDGQSGVWHRKAPAGNGGKYGEKRFASVTPYPLGVDGDELRALAHRPEVDDKLAALRAEVGDLKTIVRVDRTELSKNILRGLLAYRELLITHPEWRERVVHLASAYPSRQDLTVYREYTESVRELAASINEEFGTDGWQPVLVSVEDDFARSLAAYRLADVALVNPVRDGMNLVAKEIPVVSEAGCVLVLSTGAGAYEELGADALTVNPYDVTATADALHAALSMPAAERADRTKRLAVAATALPPAQWLTSQLDALRAPAPPS is encoded by the coding sequence ATGGCTTCCCAGGTGCTCGTCGCCGCGAATCGCGGCCCTCTCTCCTACGCCCTCGCCGCGGACGGCACGCTCAGTGCCCGCCGCGGCGGGGGCGGACTCGTCTCCGGCCTCTCCGCCGCCCTCGCGGAGCAGCCGGACGCGCTGTGGATCTGCGCGGCGCTGTCGGACGCGGACCGGGAGGCGGTCCGGCGGGGGGTCTCCGAGCCGGGCGTACGGATGCTGCCGATCGACCCGGAGATCTACGACGGCGCGTACAACGGCATCGCGAACTCGGTGCTGTGGTTCCTCCACCACCACCTGTACGAGATCCCGCGCGAGCCGGTCTTCGACGCGGAGTTCCGGCGGCGCTGGGCGTCGTACGTCACGTACAACGAGGCCTTCGCGGCGGCCCTCGCGGAGGAGGCGGCCGAGGGGGCGGCGGTCCTGATCCAGGACTACCACCTGGCCCTGGCCCCCGGAATGCTCCGGGAGCTCCGCCCGGACCTGCGGATCGGGCACTTCACGCACACTCCGTGGGCCTCGCGGGAGTTCCTGCTGATGCTCCCGGAGGACATCCGGAGCCAGTTGGTGTGGGGGATGCTCGGGGCGGACCGGCTGGGGTTCCACACGGGGGAGTGGGCCGACAACTTCATCACCGGCGCGCACCTCGACGACGCGACCGGCATCGCGGAGCCCTTCTGGCCCCGGGACGGGCAGTCCGGGGTGTGGCACCGCAAGGCGCCCGCGGGCAACGGCGGGAAATACGGGGAGAAGCGCTTCGCCTCGGTGACCCCGTACCCCCTCGGCGTGGACGGGGACGAGCTGCGCGCGCTCGCGCACCGGCCGGAGGTGGACGACAAGCTGGCGGCGCTGCGGGCGGAGGTCGGCGATCTGAAGACGATCGTGCGGGTGGACCGGACGGAGCTGTCGAAGAACATCCTGCGGGGGCTGCTGGCGTACCGGGAGCTGCTGATCACGCACCCCGAGTGGCGGGAGCGGGTCGTCCACCTGGCCTCCGCCTACCCCTCCCGGCAGGACCTGACCGTCTACCGGGAGTACACCGAGTCGGTGCGGGAGCTGGCGGCCTCGATCAACGAGGAGTTCGGCACGGACGGCTGGCAGCCGGTGCTGGTCTCCGTCGAGGACGACTTCGCGCGGTCCCTGGCGGCGTACCGGCTGGCCGACGTGGCGCTGGTCAATCCCGTGCGGGACGGCATGAACCTCGTCGCGAAGGAGATCCCGGTGGTCTCGGAGGCGGGGTGCGTGCTGGTGCTGTCCACCGGGGCGGGGGCGTACGAGGAGCTGGGCGCGGATGCGCTGACGGTGAACCCGTACGACGTGACGGCCACGGCGGATGCCTTGCACGCGGCCCTCTCCATGCCGGCGGCGGAGCGCGCGGACCGCACGAAGCGCCTCGCGGTGGCGGCCACGGCCCTCCCCCCGGCCCAGTGGCTCACGTCCCAGCTGGACGCGCTCCGCGCGCCCGCTCCTCCTTCTTAA
- the otsB gene encoding trehalose-phosphatase, giving the protein MGSHPHDLPMPVTTAGREGLEALLRAPRRSVVALDFDGTLADIVPDPDQARAHPGAVPALAALAPEVGSIAVVTGRPAGVAVRYGGFAGVPGLEHLVVLGHYGAERWDAVSGIVHAPAEHPGVAAVRAELPGFLDAIGAWRGTWIEEKGQALAVHTRRAADPEAAFAALREPLAGLAARHGLMVERGRAVLELRPPGMDKGVALTEYLAEVGAQAVLYAGDDLGDLAAYSAVEKLRAGGMPGLLLCSGSAEVPELAARADLTLSGPSQVVTFLAALAAALAA; this is encoded by the coding sequence ATGGGGAGCCATCCGCACGATCTGCCGATGCCCGTCACCACCGCCGGACGCGAGGGACTCGAAGCCCTGCTCCGCGCACCGCGCCGCTCCGTGGTCGCCCTCGACTTCGACGGCACCCTCGCCGACATCGTCCCCGACCCCGACCAGGCCCGGGCCCACCCCGGAGCCGTCCCCGCGCTCGCCGCCCTCGCCCCCGAGGTCGGCTCCATCGCGGTCGTCACCGGCCGGCCCGCCGGGGTCGCCGTCCGCTACGGGGGCTTCGCCGGGGTACCCGGCCTGGAACACCTCGTCGTACTCGGCCACTACGGAGCCGAGCGCTGGGACGCCGTGAGCGGCATCGTGCACGCTCCGGCCGAGCATCCGGGGGTGGCGGCGGTCCGGGCGGAGCTGCCCGGGTTCCTGGACGCGATCGGTGCGTGGCGCGGGACGTGGATCGAGGAGAAGGGCCAGGCACTGGCCGTCCACACCCGGCGCGCCGCGGACCCGGAGGCGGCCTTCGCGGCCCTGCGCGAGCCCCTGGCGGGGCTGGCGGCCCGGCACGGCCTGATGGTCGAGCGGGGGCGGGCCGTACTGGAGCTGCGGCCGCCGGGGATGGACAAGGGCGTCGCGCTCACGGAGTACCTCGCGGAGGTGGGGGCGCAGGCCGTGCTCTACGCCGGGGACGACCTGGGTGACCTCGCGGCGTACTCCGCGGTGGAGAAGCTGCGGGCCGGGGGGATGCCGGGCCTGCTGCTGTGCAGCGGCTCGGCGGAGGTCCCGGAACTCGCCGCCCGCGCGGACCTGACCCTGTCCGGCCCGTCCCAGGTCGTCACCTTCCTCGCAGCCCTGGCGGCGGCGCTGGCGGCCTAG